A DNA window from Pyrus communis chromosome 3, drPyrComm1.1, whole genome shotgun sequence contains the following coding sequences:
- the LOC137727737 gene encoding syntaxin-124-like — protein sequence MNDLFSSSFKKYTDLNQQAYLDDMEAGKESVNLDKFFEDVENVKEDMRQVERLYKQLQDANEESKTVHNAKTMKELRTRMDLEVEQVLKRVKIIKGKLEGLERSNAAHRNLPGCGPGSSADRTRTSVVSGLGKKLKDMMDDFQGLRARMTAEYKETIERRYFTITGEKASEDTIETLISSGESESFLQKAIQEQGRGQIMDTISEMQERHDAVKEIEKNLIELHQIFLDMAALVEAQGHQLNDIESHVMHASSFVRRGTENLQVAKEQQKKSRKWTCIAIILGIVLIILILIPIILQVLPHMK from the coding sequence ATGAACGACTTATTTTCGAGCTCGTTTAAGAAGTACACGGACCTGAACCAGCAGGCCTACCTCGACGACATGGAGGCCGGCAAGGAAAGTGTTAACCTCGACAAGTTCTTCGAAGACGTGGAGAATGTGAAGGAGGACATGAGGCAGGTCGAGAGGCTGTACAAGCAGCTGCAGGACGCCAATGAGGAGAGCAAGACCGTGCACAATGCGAAAACCATGAAGGAGCTCCGGACTCGAATGGACTTGGAAGTCGAGCAGGTCCTCAAAAGGGTCAAAATCATCAAGGGAAAGCTCGAAGGTTTAGAGCGTTCGAACGCAGCGCACAGGAACCTTCCCGGGTGCGGCCCTGGATCCTCTGCTGATCGAACGAGGACCTCGGTGGTTAGTGGCTTGGGGAAGAAGTTAAAGGACATGATGGATGACTTTCAAGGGTTGAGAGCCAGGATGACAGCCGAGTACAAGGAAACAATAGAACGCAGGTATTTCACAATCACCGGAGAGAAAGCGAGCGAGGATACCATCGAAACTTTGATTTCGAGCGGAGAGAGTGAGAGTTTTCTGCAGAAGGCAATTCAGGAGCAGGGGAGAGGTCAGATTATGGACACCATATCCGAAATGCAAGAGAGACACGATGCTGTGAAGGAGATCGAGAAGAATTTGATCGAGCTGCATCAGATATTCTTGGACATGGCGGCCCTGGTCGAAGCTCAGGGCCATCAGCTCAACGACATCGAGAGCCACGTCATGCACGCGAGTTCTTTCGTGAGACGCGGCACTGAAAACCTTCAGGTAGCCAAAGAACAGCAGAAGAAATCAAGGAAGTGGACATGCATTGCAATAATTCTTGGAATAGTCCTCATCATTCTCATCCTAATTCCAATTATATTACAAGTTTTGCCTCATATGAAATAG
- the LOC137729196 gene encoding vacuolar protein sorting-associated protein 28 homolog 1-like yields the protein MEVKLANDKREREMYDSFAELYAIIKTTEKLEKAYVRDVITSSAYEAECQKLIAHFKTLASTLKDTIPSIERFADTYKMDCLAAINRLVTSGVPATVEHRAAAASSMTSSAAAVAECTQNFITAMDSLKLNMVAVDQVHPLLSDLSTSLGKLTFLPPDFLGKVKLKEWIARLSKMGAADELTEQQSRQLHFDLESSYNSFMSALPNYGT from the coding sequence ATGGAGGTCAAGCTGGCCAATGACAAGCGTGAAAGAGAAATGTATGATAGTTTTGCCGAGCTATACGCCATTATCAAGACCACTGAGAAGCTTGAAAAGGCGTATGTTCGGGATGTGATCACTTCTTCTGCGTACGAGGCTGAATGCCAAAAACTTATTGCCCACTTTAAGACATTGGCATCCACGCTAAAGGACACCATCCCAAGCATCGAGCGGTTTGCAGATACATACAAGATGGACTGCCTAGCAGCTATAAACCGCCTTGTGACCTCAGGGGTGCCTGCCACAGTGGAGCACCGGGCTGCTGCAGCTTCCTCCATGACTTCCTCAGCTGCTGCTGTGGCAGAATGCACGCAGAATTTCATCACTGCAATGGACTCCTTGAAGCTGAACATGGTGGCAGTTGATCAGGTGCACCCGCTGCTCTCGGACCTCTCAACGTCCCTCGGGAAGTTAACCTTTCTGCCACCGGACTTTTTGGGAAAGGTGAAGTTGAAGGAATGGATTGCAAGGCTGTCGAAGATGGGAGCAGCCGATGAGTTGACGGAGCAGCAGTCAAGGCAGCTTCACTTTGATCTCGAGTCATCTTACAACTCGTTTATGTCAGCTTTGCCGAATTATGGTACTTGA